The Apostichopus japonicus isolate 1M-3 chromosome 20, ASM3797524v1, whole genome shotgun sequence genome contains a region encoding:
- the LOC139961538 gene encoding uncharacterized protein isoform X1, which produces MTNALFLFATIFGFALTVDGSRCFQSYSLVCGSHDSTYDAVCDVFAETSQPQTEVSCPGKCGLITASYSYQGFFDVDFALGTCSEGADGCLDEAQLAAQEPELEQQIKALEAGGLTVNDVNACTCSGDLCNSALNIATNPVVVFFSMMVVILQAFFLN; this is translated from the exons ATGACGAATGCACTGTTCCTTTTTGCGACCATTTTTGGTTTTGCCCTTACCG TAGATGGATCGCGATGCTTTCAAAGTTACTCATTAGTATGCGGTAGTCATGATTCCACCTATGACGCTGTTTGCGACGTCTTTGCTGAAACTAGCCAACCACAGACAGAAGTATCGTGCCCAGGCAAATGTGGTTTGATTACCGCCTCCTACAGTT ATCAAGGCTTTTTTGACGTTGACTTCGCCTTGGGAACTTGCTCTGAAGGAGCTGACGGGTGCCTGGACGAAGCACAACTGGCCGCCCAAGAACCAGAACTAGAGCAGCAAATTAAAGCTTTAGAAGCCGGTGGTCTTACCGTTAACGACGTTAATGCGTGTACCTGCAGTGGGGATCTCTGTAACAGCGCTTTGAACATCGCTACAAATCCAGTCGTAGTCTTTTTCTCGATGATGGTCGTTATCCTCCAAGCTTTCTTTCTTAATTAG
- the LOC139961538 gene encoding uncharacterized protein isoform X4 has product MTNALFLFATIFGFALTDGSRCFQSYSLVCGSHDSTYDAVCDVFAETSQPQTEVSCPGKCGLITASYSYQGFFDVDFALGTCSEGADGCLDEAQLAAQEPELEQQIKALEAGGLTVNDVNACTCSGDLCNSALNIATNPVVVFFSMMVVILQAFFLN; this is encoded by the exons ATGACGAATGCATTGTTCCTTTTCGCGACCATCTTTGGTTTTGCCCTTACCG ATGGATCGCGATGCTTTCAAAGTTACTCATTAGTATGCGGTAGTCATGATTCCACCTATGACGCTGTTTGCGACGTCTTTGCTGAAACTAGCCAACCACAGACAGAAGTATCGTGCCCAGGCAAATGTGGTTTGATTACCGCCTCCTACAGTT ATCAAGGCTTTTTTGACGTTGACTTCGCCTTGGGAACTTGCTCTGAAGGAGCTGACGGGTGCCTGGACGAAGCACAACTGGCCGCCCAAGAACCAGAACTAGAGCAGCAAATTAAAGCTTTAGAAGCCGGTGGTCTTACCGTTAACGACGTTAATGCGTGTACCTGCAGTGGGGATCTCTGTAACAGCGCTTTGAACATCGCTACAAATCCAGTCGTAGTCTTTTTCTCGATGATGGTCGTTATCCTCCAAGCTTTCTTTCTTAATTAG
- the LOC139961538 gene encoding uncharacterized protein isoform X3 — protein MTNALFLFATIFGFALTDGSRCFQSYSLVCGSHDSTYDAVCDVFAETSQPQTEVSCPGKCGLITASYSYQGFFDVDFALGTCSEGADGCLDEAQLAAQEPELEQQIKALEAGGLTVNDVNACTCSGDLCNSALNIATNPVVVFFSMMVVILQAFFLN, from the exons ATGACGAATGCACTGTTCCTTTTTGCGACCATTTTTGGTTTTGCCCTTACCG ATGGATCGCGATGCTTTCAAAGTTACTCATTAGTATGCGGTAGTCATGATTCCACCTATGACGCTGTTTGCGACGTCTTTGCTGAAACTAGCCAACCACAGACAGAAGTATCGTGCCCAGGCAAATGTGGTTTGATTACCGCCTCCTACAGTT ATCAAGGCTTTTTTGACGTTGACTTCGCCTTGGGAACTTGCTCTGAAGGAGCTGACGGGTGCCTGGACGAAGCACAACTGGCCGCCCAAGAACCAGAACTAGAGCAGCAAATTAAAGCTTTAGAAGCCGGTGGTCTTACCGTTAACGACGTTAATGCGTGTACCTGCAGTGGGGATCTCTGTAACAGCGCTTTGAACATCGCTACAAATCCAGTCGTAGTCTTTTTCTCGATGATGGTCGTTATCCTCCAAGCTTTCTTTCTTAATTAG
- the LOC139961538 gene encoding uncharacterized protein isoform X2 — MTNALFLFATIFGFALTVDGSRCFQSYSLVCGSHDSTYDAVCDVFAETSQPQTEVSCPGKCGLITASYSYQGFFDVDFALGTCSEGADGCLDEAQLAAQEPELEQQIKALEAGGLTVNDVNACTCSGDLCNSALNIATNPVVVFFSMMVVILQAFFLN, encoded by the exons ATGACGAATGCATTGTTCCTTTTCGCGACCATCTTTGGTTTTGCCCTTACCG TAGATGGATCGCGATGCTTTCAAAGTTACTCATTAGTATGCGGTAGTCATGATTCCACCTATGACGCTGTTTGCGACGTCTTTGCTGAAACTAGCCAACCACAGACAGAAGTATCGTGCCCAGGCAAATGTGGTTTGATTACCGCCTCCTACAGTT ATCAAGGCTTTTTTGACGTTGACTTCGCCTTGGGAACTTGCTCTGAAGGAGCTGACGGGTGCCTGGACGAAGCACAACTGGCCGCCCAAGAACCAGAACTAGAGCAGCAAATTAAAGCTTTAGAAGCCGGTGGTCTTACCGTTAACGACGTTAATGCGTGTACCTGCAGTGGGGATCTCTGTAACAGCGCTTTGAACATCGCTACAAATCCAGTCGTAGTCTTTTTCTCGATGATGGTCGTTATCCTCCAAGCTTTCTTTCTTAATTAG